The following are encoded together in the Robertmurraya sp. FSL R5-0851 genome:
- the coaD gene encoding pantetheine-phosphate adenylyltransferase — MASIAVCPGSFDPITYGHLDIITRGAKVFDEVFVVVLSNSSKKPLFSVEERTEMIREVTKHLPNVKVDSFQGLLVDYASSVGASAIIRGLRAVSDFEYEMQITSMNRVLNDQIETFFIMTNSQYSFLSSSIVKEVAKYKGKISELVPPLVEKALMEKNTVK, encoded by the coding sequence ATGGCAAGTATTGCTGTTTGTCCAGGGAGTTTTGACCCGATTACATACGGCCATCTAGATATTATTACACGAGGTGCTAAAGTATTTGACGAGGTTTTTGTCGTAGTCTTAAGTAATTCATCTAAAAAACCTTTATTTTCAGTTGAAGAACGTACGGAAATGATCCGAGAAGTCACAAAGCACTTGCCGAATGTGAAGGTCGACTCATTTCAGGGGTTACTTGTGGATTATGCTAGTTCAGTCGGGGCAAGTGCCATTATTCGTGGATTACGAGCCGTTTCGGACTTTGAATATGAAATGCAAATCACTAGTATGAATAGAGTTTTAAATGACCAAATTGAGACATTCTTTATCATGACGAATAGTCAGTATTCTTTCTTAAGCTCAAGCATTGTAAAAGAAGTAGCAAAATACAAAGGGAAAATATCTGAATTGGTTCCACCTCTAGTAGAAAAAGCACTAATGGAGAAGAACACAGTCAAATAA
- the ylbJ gene encoding sporulation integral membrane protein YlbJ, with amino-acid sequence MFRSRLKTVVLALSVTLMAISLIAFPQESVDASIRGLDMWWEIVFPSLLPFFIVSEMLIGFGVVKFIGVLLEPLMRPLFKVPGVGGFVWAMGMASGYPSGAKLTARLRQEGQLTKIEAERLVSFTNCSNPLFIFGAVSIGFFGNAKLGFLLALAHYLGNITVGLIMRFYGNDTEEKKRTKEQKFSITLALRELHRTRLKEQRPLGRMLGDAVMSSVQTLLMIGGFIILFSVINKLLFHLHITAFLGQFVEFILVSLHLPDVLSIPYISGLFEITLGSQLTSQVQEATLMQQAVITSFILAFSGFSVQAQVASITSQTDIAFKPFFIARIMHGFFAAIYAFLLWGTVYEGLAKSDQPSNAIPVSVLETGSWALNTYSYLAQIGPLVTIVSLVIYIFVYTRRLNVK; translated from the coding sequence GTGTTTCGATCGAGACTAAAAACCGTAGTATTAGCACTATCCGTAACATTAATGGCCATTTCGTTGATAGCATTCCCACAAGAATCTGTTGATGCATCAATTCGTGGCTTAGACATGTGGTGGGAGATTGTCTTTCCTTCTTTGCTTCCTTTTTTTATCGTTTCAGAAATGCTTATAGGTTTTGGAGTTGTTAAGTTTATCGGAGTATTATTAGAGCCCCTGATGCGCCCACTATTTAAAGTACCTGGTGTAGGAGGCTTTGTTTGGGCAATGGGGATGGCATCTGGATACCCTTCAGGAGCTAAACTCACTGCTAGATTAAGACAGGAAGGACAATTAACTAAAATAGAAGCAGAAAGATTAGTTTCCTTTACGAATTGCTCTAACCCCCTCTTTATATTTGGAGCTGTTTCCATTGGTTTTTTTGGAAATGCAAAACTCGGCTTTCTATTGGCATTAGCGCACTATTTAGGCAATATTACGGTTGGGTTAATTATGAGATTTTACGGAAATGACACGGAGGAGAAAAAACGTACCAAGGAGCAAAAATTCTCTATTACTCTCGCATTAAGAGAATTGCATCGTACAAGATTGAAAGAACAGAGACCTTTAGGCCGTATGCTCGGTGATGCCGTTATGTCATCTGTGCAGACATTACTTATGATTGGCGGATTTATCATATTATTTTCAGTGATAAACAAGCTTTTGTTCCATCTACACATCACCGCTTTTTTAGGACAGTTTGTTGAATTTATCCTTGTAAGCTTGCATTTACCCGATGTATTAAGCATTCCATATATTTCTGGATTGTTTGAGATTACCTTGGGAAGTCAGCTAACTAGTCAGGTTCAGGAAGCAACCCTTATGCAACAAGCGGTTATTACTAGTTTTATACTTGCCTTTAGCGGATTTAGTGTACAGGCACAAGTAGCAAGTATCACCTCTCAAACCGATATTGCGTTTAAGCCTTTTTTTATTGCTCGTATTATGCATGGTTTTTTTGCTGCAATATATGCCTTTTTGCTATGGGGAACCGTTTATGAAGGACTGGCAAAAAGTGATCAGCCCTCAAACGCCATACCCGTGTCTGTCCTAGAAACAGGATCTTGGGCTTTAAACACGTACTCTTACCTAGCACAAATCGGTCCACTCGTGACCATTGTTTCTCTAGTAATCTATATTTTTGTTTATACAAGAAGATTAAATGTAAAATGA
- a CDS encoding patatin-like phospholipase family protein, with the protein MSRPKIGLALGSGGARGFAHLGVIKVLQAEGIPIDFVAGSSMGALVGCFYGAGLDVERLYKLSKAFKRKYYLDYTVPKMGFVAGKRVKELIRVFTHGKNIEELDIPVAVIATDLMTGEKVVFRQGPIADAVRASISIPGIFVPEKHNGRLLVDGGVVDRIPVSVVEDMGADIIVAVDVSPVKSTAEITTIYDVIMQSIDIMQMELVSNREVKSDIMIRPPVQMFNSRAFTNIEEIIAIGEEEALKTVPKIKELLSNWKGY; encoded by the coding sequence TTGTCTCGTCCGAAAATTGGATTAGCACTTGGTTCTGGTGGGGCAAGAGGCTTTGCCCATTTAGGTGTAATTAAAGTGTTACAAGCTGAAGGAATCCCTATCGATTTTGTTGCTGGAAGCAGCATGGGGGCACTTGTCGGCTGTTTTTATGGTGCAGGATTAGATGTAGAGAGGCTATATAAGCTTTCTAAAGCATTTAAAAGAAAATATTATTTAGATTATACTGTACCCAAGATGGGCTTTGTTGCTGGAAAACGAGTAAAGGAGCTTATCCGAGTATTTACTCATGGAAAAAATATTGAAGAATTAGACATCCCTGTTGCAGTGATAGCGACTGATTTAATGACTGGTGAAAAGGTCGTTTTCAGGCAGGGCCCAATAGCTGATGCAGTACGGGCTAGCATCTCTATTCCTGGAATCTTTGTGCCAGAAAAGCATAATGGTCGCTTACTTGTAGACGGGGGCGTTGTTGATCGAATTCCGGTTTCTGTCGTGGAAGATATGGGTGCAGATATTATTGTTGCGGTTGATGTTAGTCCAGTAAAATCCACAGCAGAAATTACAACAATTTATGATGTGATTATGCAAAGTATTGACATTATGCAAATGGAGCTCGTTTCAAATCGGGAAGTAAAGTCTGATATTATGATTCGTCCTCCTGTACAAATGTTTAATTCTCGCGCGTTTACAAATATCGAAGAGATTATTGCAATTGGTGAAGAAGAGGCTCTAAAAACCGTACCGAAGATAAAAGAGCTGCTAAGTAATTGGAAGGGGTACTAG
- a CDS encoding SepM family pheromone-processing serine protease — MNKKWIGRAVLYTIAIALLVGAFFSLPYYITKPGMAKELEPIIEVEGGYKEEGSFMLTTVVMGQANIYTYLLAKISEYQEIYPLSAIRAEEESDEEYKVRQLHSMSTSKLAAIEVAYKKANKPISFEYNGVYVLSVMDGMPAMGQLEPGDRIFQVDELNFKSSEEFITYVGDKQAGDTITLYFERNEKEENVTLPLKAFEADQTKVGVGIGLVDDKEIIVDPEVTVETSDIGGPSAGLMFSLEIYNQLVKEDLTKGYNIAGTGTIDVNGTVGRIGGIEQKVIAADKADAEIFFAPNEDGAANSNYLAAVQTAKDIDTKMKIVPINTFEDAITYLEALKQKEE; from the coding sequence ATGAACAAAAAATGGATCGGGCGTGCTGTACTATATACAATAGCCATCGCTTTACTAGTCGGCGCCTTTTTTTCACTACCCTATTATATAACAAAGCCCGGAATGGCAAAGGAACTCGAACCTATTATTGAGGTGGAAGGTGGGTACAAGGAAGAAGGGAGCTTCATGCTTACTACGGTTGTCATGGGGCAAGCAAATATATATACGTATTTGTTAGCAAAAATCAGTGAGTACCAAGAAATCTATCCTCTATCAGCCATTCGAGCGGAAGAAGAAAGCGATGAAGAATATAAAGTTAGGCAGTTGCATTCAATGTCAACCTCTAAGCTTGCAGCTATTGAGGTAGCTTATAAAAAAGCGAATAAACCGATTTCATTTGAATATAATGGAGTTTATGTATTAAGTGTAATGGATGGAATGCCTGCGATGGGGCAATTAGAGCCTGGTGATCGTATTTTTCAAGTAGATGAACTTAACTTTAAATCTTCAGAAGAGTTTATTACCTATGTAGGTGATAAACAAGCAGGGGATACAATCACTTTATATTTTGAACGTAATGAGAAAGAAGAAAATGTTACTCTTCCATTAAAAGCATTTGAAGCTGATCAAACAAAGGTTGGTGTAGGAATTGGTTTAGTGGATGATAAAGAAATTATTGTGGATCCAGAGGTTACAGTTGAGACGAGTGATATTGGAGGCCCTTCAGCGGGACTCATGTTCTCTCTAGAAATATATAATCAATTGGTAAAAGAGGATTTAACTAAAGGATACAATATCGCAGGGACAGGAACAATCGATGTAAACGGAACAGTCGGACGTATCGGAGGCATTGAACAAAAGGTAATTGCTGCAGATAAAGCAGATGCTGAAATTTTCTTTGCCCCAAATGAAGATGGGGCTGCGAATTCAAACTACTTAGCAGCTGTCCAAACGGCAAAGGATATTGATACAAAGATGAAAATCGTTCCAATTAATACATTTGAAGATGCAATAACGTATTTAGAAGCATTAAAGCAAAAAGAAGAATAG
- a CDS encoding nucleotidyltransferase, translating to MKAVGVVVEYNPFHNGHFYHVEQSKILSGADVVIAVMSGPFLQRGEPALLSKWQRAKMALLGGVDIVFELPYAFATQKAEIFARGAIDILAASGCDYVCFGSESGHLEDFYSTLNFINTHQETFDHHIKKNMDEGMSYPRATSSAFQELRPSSQMMDLSKPNNILGFQYIRAIEELNLSLTPLTVARKNADYHDQELSSTHIASATSIRKSIFTNNGQLDELSSYVPNTTYTELVDYKRQFGQFLQWENFWPLLQYRLLTTDQNDLAKIYEVEEGIENRILQLVEKASSFSEFMTLLKTKRYTWTRLQRLCVHILTNTSKEQIRDLSDRASYLCLLGMTDLGRQYLNKWKKHSSLPIVSRLASYKGKEIELDIKAAKTYALGFEKAYRHIALSLDYKSAPMFITKKEE from the coding sequence ATGAAGGCTGTTGGAGTAGTAGTTGAGTACAACCCATTTCATAACGGACATTTCTACCATGTAGAACAATCAAAGATATTGTCAGGTGCTGATGTGGTCATTGCTGTCATGAGCGGTCCCTTTTTACAACGTGGAGAACCTGCCCTATTATCAAAGTGGCAACGCGCTAAGATGGCTTTATTAGGTGGAGTTGATATTGTCTTTGAACTTCCTTACGCTTTTGCCACACAAAAGGCAGAGATTTTTGCTCGTGGAGCGATTGACATTTTAGCTGCTTCAGGTTGTGATTATGTCTGCTTTGGTAGCGAATCGGGTCATTTAGAAGACTTTTATTCTACACTAAATTTTATAAATACCCATCAAGAAACGTTTGACCATCATATCAAAAAGAATATGGATGAGGGAATGAGCTATCCAAGAGCAACTTCTTCCGCTTTCCAAGAGCTTAGACCCTCCAGTCAGATGATGGACCTTTCAAAACCAAACAATATTCTTGGCTTTCAATATATTCGAGCAATTGAAGAATTAAACCTAAGCTTAACACCGCTTACGGTAGCCAGAAAAAATGCGGATTATCATGATCAAGAATTATCGTCCACCCATATTGCAAGTGCAACAAGCATTCGTAAATCTATCTTTACGAATAATGGACAATTGGATGAACTTTCTTCTTATGTCCCTAACACAACCTACACTGAACTTGTGGACTATAAAAGACAGTTCGGGCAATTTCTTCAATGGGAAAACTTTTGGCCACTTCTTCAGTATCGTTTATTAACAACTGATCAAAATGATCTTGCTAAAATTTACGAAGTAGAAGAAGGCATTGAAAATCGAATCTTACAACTGGTTGAAAAAGCTAGTTCATTTTCTGAGTTTATGACGTTGCTAAAAACAAAAAGATATACATGGACACGTTTGCAACGGCTTTGCGTTCATATTCTAACAAATACAAGTAAAGAGCAAATACGAGACCTGAGCGACCGTGCTAGCTATCTATGCCTACTCGGGATGACAGATTTGGGAAGGCAGTATTTAAACAAGTGGAAAAAGCACAGTAGCCTACCAATTGTCTCAAGACTTGCCTCCTACAAAGGAAAAGAGATTGAGCTTGATATTAAGGCGGCTAAAACATATGCACTCGGATTCGAGAAAGCCTATCGTCACATTGCTTTATCCTTAGACTATAAGAGTGCGCCTATGTTCATTACAAAAAAAGAAGAATAG
- a CDS encoding YceD family protein, with product MKWTLSQLQKYRSKDFPVDETVNMEEIIKIDPTIRRVSPIRVTGRADIDSSKVTFHLKIKGYLVLPCSRTLVDVNFPIDVETTETFLLKGLDYELEEEVHQVKGEVIDLLPVIQEILLLEVPMQVFCEDYTGTDGAPQSGKDWEVIHEQEKQDKIDPRLAGLAKLLDQNDPSSQ from the coding sequence ATGAAATGGACATTAAGTCAGTTACAAAAATATCGAAGCAAGGACTTTCCTGTCGATGAAACAGTTAATATGGAAGAGATTATAAAGATTGATCCAACCATACGTCGCGTATCACCAATTCGTGTGACGGGACGAGCTGATATAGATTCGTCAAAAGTAACCTTTCATTTAAAAATAAAGGGTTATCTCGTGTTGCCTTGTTCTCGTACGTTAGTTGACGTGAATTTTCCAATTGATGTCGAAACAACAGAAACTTTCCTCTTAAAAGGACTCGATTATGAGCTTGAAGAGGAAGTTCATCAAGTAAAAGGTGAAGTGATTGATCTTTTACCGGTCATACAAGAAATCCTTTTGCTAGAAGTGCCTATGCAAGTATTTTGTGAAGACTACACTGGGACGGATGGTGCTCCTCAATCGGGTAAAGATTGGGAAGTTATTCATGAACAGGAGAAGCAGGATAAGATTGATCCTCGTCTAGCAGGACTTGCGAAATTACTGGATCAAAATGATCCTTCTTCACAATGA
- the rpmF gene encoding 50S ribosomal protein L32, whose product MAVPFRRTSKTAKRKRRTHFKLQVPGMVACPNCGEMKLAHRVCKACGTYKGKEVVND is encoded by the coding sequence ATGGCTGTACCTTTTAGAAGAACATCTAAAACTGCGAAAAGAAAGCGTCGTACTCACTTTAAACTACAAGTACCTGGTATGGTAGCATGCCCAAACTGTGGTGAAATGAAACTTGCTCACCGTGTATGTAAAGCTTGTGGAACATACAAAGGAAAAGAAGTTGTAAACGACTAA
- a CDS encoding enoyl-CoA hydratase-related protein, whose translation MVYEIIELKEGFLQFVIKRHERRNAVNFEVMDGLQKAIDTVKKSNHLGLVVTGEGDKAFCSGGDLSVFHKLKTEEEAYAMLSRMANILYDLFMLPKPTIALINGIAIGGGCEIAAACDFRFAHSGARAGFVQGNLAITTGWGGGTMLLERMSSSQALSMLMKAKIYEASELKEMGFIDFMYEGSHLEGLRSGLETMPSIETDVLQAYKQIVLSRRDPLKLKEQVLREVRQCSILWEKDAHHEKVNRFINRKNSNI comes from the coding sequence TTGGTTTATGAGATTATTGAATTAAAAGAAGGATTTTTACAATTTGTTATCAAGAGGCATGAAAGAAGAAATGCAGTGAATTTTGAAGTGATGGATGGGCTTCAAAAAGCTATCGATACCGTGAAGAAATCCAACCATCTAGGACTGGTTGTAACAGGTGAAGGAGATAAAGCCTTTTGTTCTGGTGGAGATTTGTCTGTTTTTCATAAATTAAAGACTGAGGAAGAAGCATATGCGATGCTCTCTCGAATGGCAAACATACTGTATGACTTATTTATGCTTCCTAAGCCGACCATTGCATTAATAAACGGAATAGCAATCGGTGGCGGGTGTGAAATTGCTGCCGCATGTGATTTTCGATTTGCTCATTCTGGTGCCAGAGCTGGATTTGTACAAGGAAATCTAGCCATTACGACGGGGTGGGGTGGGGGGACGATGCTCCTTGAGAGGATGTCTTCTAGTCAAGCTCTATCAATGCTAATGAAAGCAAAAATATACGAAGCTTCGGAATTAAAAGAAATGGGATTTATTGATTTTATGTATGAAGGAAGTCATTTGGAGGGCCTACGGTCTGGATTAGAGACGATGCCGTCCATAGAGACAGATGTGCTTCAAGCCTATAAGCAAATTGTTCTTAGTAGAAGAGACCCACTTAAGTTGAAGGAGCAAGTGTTAAGGGAAGTTCGTCAATGTTCCATTCTATGGGAAAAGGATGCCCACCATGAGAAGGTGAACCGTTTCATTAACAGAAAAAATAGTAATATATAA
- a CDS encoding RsfA family transcriptional regulator, with translation MPTNRQDAWSQDEDLLLAEVVLRNIRGGGTQLQAFEEVGKQLSRTAAACGFRWNSYVRKQYKSGIEIAKRQRKELKKNAIAPSEFEELEENELNEQPAVEVTQTSSFQIEFNDLVTFLKELYEKADSSQKEEHDNYKKHIQELEKQLYYLAAENEKLEKELKLMEQDYKALIDIMERARKMVVLHEEDRQKK, from the coding sequence ATGCCAACAAATCGTCAAGATGCTTGGTCACAAGATGAAGATTTGCTACTTGCAGAAGTAGTTTTACGTAATATTAGAGGAGGTGGAACACAGCTACAAGCATTCGAGGAAGTAGGAAAACAACTTTCAAGAACCGCTGCTGCTTGTGGATTCAGATGGAATTCATACGTACGTAAGCAATACAAATCTGGAATTGAAATAGCAAAAAGACAGAGAAAAGAACTTAAGAAGAATGCTATTGCTCCAAGTGAGTTTGAGGAATTGGAAGAAAATGAATTGAATGAGCAACCTGCTGTAGAAGTAACACAGACTAGCTCCTTTCAAATAGAGTTCAATGATCTTGTTACATTTTTAAAGGAACTGTACGAGAAAGCAGATTCAAGTCAAAAGGAAGAGCATGATAACTATAAAAAGCACATTCAAGAATTAGAAAAACAGCTTTATTATTTAGCGGCAGAAAATGAGAAGCTTGAAAAGGAACTAAAGCTCATGGAACAAGATTATAAAGCGCTTATCGATATTATGGAGAGAGCTAGAAAGATGGTAGTATTACACGAAGAAGACCGGCAGAAAAAATAA
- a CDS encoding N-acetyltransferase, producing the protein MGYKVEKLKVNYKTLEEFKKFKEYGLQELSMVEDLEANIIENDSESPFYGIYFGDKLVARMSLYQVDAKYNRYFVPPCDYLELWKLEVLPDYQHKGYGSALVAFAKNIGLPIKTNPRVNSREFWIHMGFQPVEYDLGRDFGENPLIWSTDLEKE; encoded by the coding sequence ATGGGGTACAAGGTTGAAAAACTAAAAGTAAATTATAAAACGCTAGAAGAGTTTAAAAAGTTTAAGGAATATGGATTACAAGAGCTCTCGATGGTAGAAGATTTAGAGGCAAATATTATAGAGAACGATAGTGAATCTCCTTTTTACGGAATTTATTTTGGAGATAAGCTTGTAGCTCGTATGAGCTTATATCAAGTGGATGCAAAATACAACCGCTACTTTGTTCCACCGTGTGACTATTTAGAGCTTTGGAAGCTTGAAGTTTTACCAGATTACCAACACAAAGGGTACGGTTCTGCATTAGTAGCATTTGCGAAAAATATCGGTCTTCCAATCAAGACAAACCCAAGAGTAAATTCAAGAGAATTTTGGATTCATATGGGCTTTCAACCAGTTGAGTACGATCTCGGACGTGACTTTGGAGAAAATCCATTAATATGGTCAACCGATCTGGAAAAGGAATAG
- a CDS encoding acetyl-CoA carboxylase biotin carboxylase subunit produces MQKILIANRGEIASRIIKTCNKMGIQTIAIYSDADKDLPFVSEATTSYRIGEAPVGKSYMNQKAILDVVKKEKVDAVHPGYGFLSENASFAEIIRKEGTIFIGPNSKTIQMMGDKLLSRKKMLEAGIPVVPGSNEELTTEEEAVAAANSIGYPVILKASGGGGGIGMVRCEDEKTLRKNLETTKKRAKTYFANEKVYVEKYIQYARHIEVQIFGDKLGNIVHLFERDCSIQRRHQKVVEESPSPFLTEGAKEKMLQAAVRAAKAVGYENAGTVEFIVDEEENFYFLEMNTRLQVEHPVTEAITGMDLVEWQILVARGEILPYKQEELESKGHAIEFRLYAEDPVSFLPSPGHIEVLDWGKGDTRVDSGYKEGVVVTPFYDPMIAKCIVHGENRNEAIEKASGFFNQLQIQGIKTNAPLFKHIINDADFKTGKYFTNYLSVKKFN; encoded by the coding sequence ATGCAAAAGATTCTAATTGCTAATCGGGGAGAAATAGCTTCAAGAATAATTAAAACATGCAACAAAATGGGTATACAAACCATTGCTATTTATTCAGATGCCGACAAGGATTTACCTTTTGTATCTGAGGCAACCACCTCCTATCGAATAGGTGAAGCTCCTGTCGGAAAGTCTTATATGAATCAGAAAGCAATATTAGATGTTGTTAAAAAAGAGAAGGTTGACGCTGTTCATCCTGGGTATGGATTCTTATCTGAAAATGCTAGCTTTGCTGAAATCATTCGAAAAGAGGGTACTATTTTTATTGGTCCAAATTCCAAAACTATACAAATGATGGGAGATAAGCTTCTTTCACGTAAAAAGATGTTGGAAGCAGGAATTCCTGTTGTACCTGGCAGTAATGAAGAGCTTACGACAGAAGAAGAGGCAGTAGCAGCAGCTAATTCTATAGGTTATCCTGTGATCTTAAAAGCAAGTGGAGGTGGTGGTGGGATCGGAATGGTTCGGTGCGAGGATGAAAAAACTCTACGTAAAAACTTAGAAACTACCAAAAAAAGAGCAAAAACATATTTTGCAAATGAAAAAGTTTATGTTGAAAAGTACATACAATATGCACGACATATAGAAGTCCAGATCTTTGGTGATAAGCTTGGTAACATCGTTCATTTATTTGAAAGGGATTGTTCGATTCAGCGTCGCCATCAAAAGGTGGTAGAAGAATCACCTTCTCCATTTTTAACAGAGGGTGCTAAAGAGAAAATGCTACAGGCGGCTGTCCGGGCAGCAAAAGCAGTAGGGTATGAGAATGCTGGAACTGTGGAATTTATCGTCGATGAGGAAGAGAATTTTTATTTCCTTGAGATGAATACGAGATTACAAGTAGAGCATCCGGTTACAGAAGCTATTACTGGCATGGATCTTGTAGAATGGCAAATTCTCGTAGCGAGGGGAGAAATATTGCCGTATAAGCAGGAGGAGCTTGAATCAAAAGGGCATGCCATTGAGTTTCGATTATATGCAGAAGACCCTGTGAGCTTTTTGCCTTCACCGGGGCATATTGAGGTATTGGATTGGGGGAAAGGTGATACGAGAGTGGACTCTGGATATAAAGAGGGTGTAGTGGTAACTCCATTTTATGATCCAATGATCGCGAAATGTATTGTTCATGGGGAAAACAGAAATGAGGCTATTGAGAAAGCATCTGGTTTTTTTAACCAACTTCAAATTCAAGGAATTAAAACCAATGCTCCATTATTTAAGCATATTATAAACGATGCTGATTTTAAAACTGGAAAGTATTTTACTAATTACCTATCAGTGAAAAAATTTAACTAA
- a CDS encoding acetyl-CoA carboxylase biotin carboxyl carrier protein subunit — protein MLQITSTMAGTILQINISVGDQVERNQEMVILESMKMEIPVESQEAGIVKEIKVSEGDFVNEGDVLIVLE, from the coding sequence ATGTTACAAATTACTTCAACAATGGCTGGGACTATTCTTCAAATCAACATATCAGTTGGGGATCAAGTAGAAAGAAATCAAGAAATGGTTATCCTGGAATCAATGAAAATGGAAATTCCTGTGGAAAGTCAAGAAGCAGGGATAGTGAAGGAAATAAAGGTTTCTGAGGGTGATTTTGTTAATGAAGGGGACGTCTTAATCGTATTGGAATAA
- a CDS encoding carboxyl transferase domain-containing protein, which produces MEKHFSEQLGKRIRKIEEGGQRKYHEKLEEQKKLFVRKRLELLFDDGLYEEDGKFANCQKEELPADGVITALGKIKGRTVCVMANDSTVKAGSWGARTVEKIIRIQEVAEKLKVPLLYLVDSAGARITDQLEMFPNRRGAGKIFHNQVKLSGMIPQICILFGPSAAGGAYIPAFCDIVIMVDGNASMYLGSPRMAEKVIGEKVTLEEMGGARMHCSVSGCGDVLAQSEEDAIEKAITYLQYFPQNYQAAPSIIKAVDVKFEKHLEEIIPSNQNAPFNMYDCINTLVDEGSFFEIKKLFASELITGLARMNGRVIGIIANQPKVKGGVLFIDSADKGAKFIQLCDAFHIPLLFLADVPGFMIGTKVERAGIIRHGAKLIAAMSSATVPKISVIVRKAYGAGLYAMAGPAFEPDYCVALPTAQIAVMGPEAAVNAVYSNKINEISDPKERLAFVKQKHEEYKEHIDIYKLASELIVDDVVGANDLRHVLIQRFSMYETKDVVFSNRKHPVYPV; this is translated from the coding sequence ATGGAGAAGCATTTTTCGGAACAATTAGGGAAAAGAATTAGGAAGATTGAAGAAGGTGGTCAAAGGAAATATCATGAGAAACTTGAGGAACAAAAAAAGCTTTTTGTCAGAAAAAGATTAGAGCTATTATTCGATGATGGCCTATATGAAGAGGATGGGAAGTTTGCCAATTGTCAAAAGGAGGAACTTCCGGCAGATGGTGTCATTACAGCTCTAGGGAAGATTAAAGGGCGAACGGTTTGTGTCATGGCCAATGACTCCACGGTGAAAGCTGGTTCATGGGGAGCTAGAACGGTAGAAAAGATTATTCGAATTCAGGAAGTGGCTGAGAAATTAAAGGTTCCACTTCTATACTTGGTCGATTCCGCAGGGGCTCGGATTACTGATCAACTTGAGATGTTCCCAAATCGTCGTGGAGCAGGGAAAATATTCCACAATCAAGTAAAGTTATCAGGGATGATCCCTCAAATTTGTATTTTGTTTGGTCCATCTGCAGCAGGTGGGGCTTATATTCCTGCTTTTTGTGATATTGTGATTATGGTCGATGGTAACGCCTCGATGTACCTTGGATCACCGCGTATGGCAGAAAAGGTTATTGGTGAAAAGGTCACATTAGAAGAGATGGGTGGAGCAAGGATGCATTGTTCAGTCAGTGGCTGTGGGGATGTACTCGCTCAAAGTGAAGAGGATGCCATTGAAAAAGCTATCACCTATTTACAATACTTCCCTCAAAACTATCAAGCGGCGCCAAGTATAATCAAAGCCGTGGATGTGAAATTTGAAAAGCATCTGGAGGAGATCATACCCTCAAATCAAAATGCACCATTTAATATGTATGACTGTATCAATACATTGGTGGATGAAGGAAGCTTTTTTGAAATTAAAAAGCTGTTTGCAAGCGAACTTATTACCGGATTGGCTAGGATGAATGGTAGGGTTATAGGGATTATAGCCAATCAGCCAAAGGTAAAAGGTGGTGTCTTGTTTATTGATTCAGCTGATAAAGGAGCAAAGTTCATTCAATTATGCGACGCCTTTCATATCCCGTTATTGTTTTTAGCAGATGTTCCAGGCTTTATGATAGGTACAAAAGTAGAAAGGGCTGGAATTATTCGTCACGGAGCAAAATTGATTGCTGCTATGAGTTCAGCTACCGTTCCAAAAATCTCCGTCATTGTTAGAAAAGCTTATGGTGCGGGACTATACGCGATGGCTGGCCCCGCATTTGAACCTGATTATTGTGTTGCGTTACCAACAGCTCAAATTGCTGTCATGGGTCCGGAGGCTGCGGTAAACGCAGTGTACTCGAATAAAATTAATGAAATCTCTGATCCAAAGGAGCGTTTAGCTTTTGTGAAACAGAAGCATGAAGAATATAAAGAGCATATTGATATTTATAAATTAGCTTCTGAATTAATCGTGGATGACGTTGTAGGAGCAAATGATTTACGTCATGTATTGATTCAGAGATTTTCAATGTATGAAACAAAGGATGTTGTATTTAGTAATAGAAAGCATCCGGTGTATCCGGTGTGA